One genomic window of Gammaproteobacteria bacterium includes the following:
- a CDS encoding ABC transporter permease: protein MALRYLYLLRGSWPRILEQAYWPTVQMIMWGFITQFFITNSSWVAHATGVLLSAVLLWDVLFRAQLGVSVVFMEEMFARNLGHLFASPLRPYELVFSMLLISLFRTLLGVGTAALLAIPLYHYSIFDLGLPLLAFFANLLVFGWAIGLLICGLLLRYGLGAESLAWASIFALGPISGIYYPISTLPDWLQPVAWAIPSSHVFEGMRAVLFDHRFDKELFFDAVLLNGIYIVLGMIVFLWVFRIARVRGLLLQVGE, encoded by the coding sequence ATGGCGCTGCGTTATCTATATCTGTTGCGGGGATCCTGGCCACGGATCCTTGAACAGGCGTACTGGCCGACGGTTCAGATGATCATGTGGGGCTTCATCACGCAGTTCTTCATTACCAATAGCTCGTGGGTTGCTCACGCAACGGGCGTGCTTCTTTCCGCCGTTTTATTATGGGATGTGCTCTTTCGTGCGCAGCTTGGCGTTTCCGTTGTGTTTATGGAAGAGATGTTTGCGCGCAATCTGGGACATTTATTTGCTAGCCCCTTGCGGCCCTATGAACTGGTTTTTTCGATGTTACTCATCAGTCTGTTTCGTACATTGTTAGGTGTTGGCACCGCCGCTTTGTTGGCTATCCCTCTTTATCACTATTCGATATTTGATCTTGGATTGCCGCTACTAGCTTTTTTTGCGAATCTCTTGGTATTTGGCTGGGCGATCGGGCTCTTAATATGCGGCCTCCTGCTGCGTTACGGCCTTGGAGCTGAAAGCCTGGCCTGGGCGTCGATTTTTGCCTTGGGGCCAATCAGTGGCATTTACTATCCGATTTCAACATTGCCTGACTGGCTGCAGCCGGTCGCCTGGGCCATTCCCAGCAGTCATGTATTTGAGGGTATGCGGGCAGTCTTATTTGATCATCGATTTGATAAGGAATTGTTTTTCGATGCAGTCCTGTTGAATGGTATCTATATCGTGCTGGGGATGATCGTTTTCCTCTGGGTATTCCGGATCGCACGCGTGCGCGGCCTTCTGTTACAGGTTGGTGAGTAG
- a CDS encoding ATP-binding cassette domain-containing protein has protein sequence GRLYGVRNIGERLRQLGSDLDIASFAKRPFRTLSAGQKTRVSLAKALINEPELLLLDEPTASLDPDTADRVRSFLSSYQASSGMTILLASHNMMEVERICSDVMIMRAGKIVDQGTPQGLVARYRRSTLEEVFLDVMRETGEGDRNRKTVALP, from the coding sequence ACGGCCGTTTATATGGTGTTCGGAATATAGGTGAACGGCTTCGGCAGCTGGGCTCGGACTTAGACATTGCATCCTTTGCAAAGCGACCGTTTCGGACATTGTCCGCTGGACAAAAGACGCGGGTTAGCCTTGCTAAGGCCCTGATTAACGAGCCGGAGCTTCTACTGCTCGATGAGCCGACCGCATCACTGGATCCAGATACCGCCGACCGTGTTCGCAGCTTTCTCTCCAGCTACCAAGCGTCATCTGGGATGACGATATTGCTGGCATCGCACAACATGATGGAGGTCGAGCGCATCTGTTCCGATGTGATGATCATGCGGGCCGGAAAGATCGTGGATCAGGGCACGCCTCAGGGGCTGGTCGCAAGATATAGGCGCAGCACCCTGGAAGAAGTATTCCTCGACGTAATGCGAGAAACCGGTGAGGGAGATCGGAATCGCAAGACGGTGGCCCTGCCGTGA
- a CDS encoding disulfide bond formation protein B: MRLNRLIYLMIFLGCTALLGFGMYLENVKDLEPCPLCIVQRIAFVITALLSLLAAIHGPRRIGARIYSTFITLVSFGGAAVAARQVYLQHLPPEEIPECGPGLEYMLNTYPLTETLKIMLTGTGDCAEVVWTFLGLSIPSWALICFSLIVVVSVTQVFTAK; encoded by the coding sequence ATGCGCCTTAATCGATTGATCTACCTAATGATCTTTCTCGGTTGTACGGCCCTTCTCGGCTTCGGCATGTATTTGGAGAACGTCAAAGATCTTGAACCATGTCCACTATGTATTGTTCAGCGAATTGCTTTCGTAATCACCGCGCTCTTAAGTCTACTGGCGGCAATACACGGTCCACGGCGCATCGGCGCTAGAATCTACAGCACCTTCATTACCCTAGTTTCCTTCGGCGGTGCTGCGGTCGCCGCACGGCAAGTTTACCTACAGCACTTGCCGCCAGAGGAAATCCCTGAGTGCGGCCCGGGACTTGAGTATATGCTGAACACCTATCCACTCACTGAAACGCTCAAAATCATGTTGACCGGGACTGGCGATTGCGCTGAGGTGGTCTGGACATTCCTAGGTCTGAGCATCCCATCGTGGGCGCTGATCTGCTTCTCGTTGATCGTAGTTGTGAGCGTCACACAAGTTTTCACGGCGAAGTAA
- a CDS encoding hydrolase, translating into MIIRNTFKAAWWLPGPHAQTFWPRISSRNHKIAVRQERLELPDSDFVDLAWTTGHSGPIVIVLHGLEGDIRSPYAARIMAAFHRKGWRGVLMHFRGCSATPNRMARSYHSGDTGDLRYLIETLNAREPGTSLAAVGYSLGGNVLLKYLGEYGQDVALEAAVAVSVPFDLHNSAERLDQGLSRIYQRLLLKSLCAKMRQKFQTIKPPIALGQLNTLKNFRAFDDAITAPLHGFEDVNDYYSRSSSRQYLNSICIPTLILHAVDDPFMTPAAIPNASELSPSISLELSERGGHVGFISGPAPWRATYWLDDRIPSFLTPYIVGSERGQANIASSNNNASTHF; encoded by the coding sequence GTGATTATCCGTAACACTTTTAAGGCCGCCTGGTGGCTGCCGGGACCCCACGCACAGACGTTCTGGCCGCGCATATCATCGCGCAACCACAAGATTGCCGTACGGCAGGAACGATTGGAGCTTCCCGATAGTGATTTCGTCGATCTCGCTTGGACGACAGGCCACTCTGGCCCCATCGTGATTGTCTTACACGGCCTGGAGGGAGACATCCGGTCCCCCTATGCTGCGAGGATCATGGCAGCCTTTCATCGCAAAGGATGGCGTGGGGTACTTATGCATTTTCGAGGTTGCAGTGCCACCCCAAATCGCATGGCCCGCAGCTATCACTCAGGTGACACGGGTGATCTCCGTTACCTCATCGAAACGCTCAACGCGCGGGAGCCGGGCACCTCATTGGCAGCCGTGGGATACTCCTTGGGTGGTAACGTATTGCTGAAATATCTTGGTGAGTACGGGCAGGATGTGGCGTTAGAAGCGGCTGTCGCCGTATCTGTCCCGTTCGACCTGCACAACAGCGCTGAGCGCCTTGATCAAGGTCTCTCGCGGATCTATCAACGGCTGTTACTCAAAAGTCTGTGCGCGAAAATGAGACAAAAATTTCAAACAATTAAACCGCCCATCGCCTTGGGTCAACTGAACACGTTGAAGAACTTTCGCGCCTTTGACGATGCAATCACTGCACCTTTACATGGCTTCGAAGACGTCAATGACTATTACTCGCGCTCTAGCAGCCGCCAGTATCTAAACTCCATTTGCATACCAACACTCATACTGCATGCCGTGGATGATCCGTTCATGACGCCCGCCGCCATACCGAATGCATCAGAGCTGTCACCCAGTATATCGCTAGAGCTCAGCGAACGCGGCGGACATGTGGGATTTATCAGTGGGCCAGCTCCATGGCGTGCAACATACTGGCTGGATGATCGGATCCCGAGCTTCCTGACACCCTACATCGTGGGATCCGAACGAGGGCAGGCTAACATAGCGAGTTCAAATAATAATGCTAGCACTCATTTCTAA